From a single Arcobacter sp. CECT 8986 genomic region:
- the glnA gene encoding type I glutamate--ammonia ligase, with protein sequence MGKFVNGIEDFFNYCKENEVEFVDFRFSDMKGMWHHLTYTMEAVSAEQLDGGMPFDGSSVDAWQPINKSDMLLKPDVDTAFLDPFTADVTIIVICDVYDIYKGEMYEKCPRSIAKKALAHLSDSGLGDVAYFGPENEFFIFDDVRIKDEINESHYRVDSEEGCWADDSSSEMGNTGHRPRTKGGYFPVQPTDSMVDLRAEMMHVLRQVGLEVVLGHHEVAQAQGEIGIVFGDLIEAADNVQKYKYVVKMVAHLNGKSATFMPKPLFGDNGNGMHVHQSIWKDGKNLFYKEGEYGNLSEIARHYVGGIFKHARAVAAFTNPSTNSYKRLIPGFEAPSILTYSSQNRSASCRIPYGAGEKATRVEMRFPDSTACPYLAFAAMLCAGLDGIKNKYEPIGPMDDDLFELSLDEIRQRKIPQMPHTLRGSLEALIRDNEFLQPVFSQEMIDTYQHYKFETQVWPDEARPTAFEFKSTYSC encoded by the coding sequence TGGGTAAGTTTGTTAACGGAATAGAAGATTTTTTTAATTATTGTAAAGAAAATGAAGTTGAATTTGTAGACTTCAGATTTTCTGATATGAAAGGTATGTGGCACCATTTAACTTATACAATGGAAGCTGTAAGTGCTGAGCAATTAGATGGTGGTATGCCTTTTGATGGTTCATCAGTTGATGCATGGCAACCAATTAATAAATCAGATATGCTTTTAAAACCAGATGTTGATACTGCATTCTTAGATCCTTTTACAGCAGATGTTACAATTATTGTAATTTGTGATGTTTATGATATTTATAAAGGTGAAATGTACGAAAAATGTCCAAGATCTATTGCTAAAAAAGCATTAGCACACTTAAGTGATTCAGGACTTGGAGATGTTGCTTATTTTGGACCAGAAAATGAATTCTTTATTTTTGATGATGTAAGAATTAAAGATGAAATTAATGAATCTCACTATAGAGTTGATTCTGAAGAGGGTTGTTGGGCAGATGACAGTAGTTCTGAAATGGGAAATACTGGACATAGACCAAGAACAAAAGGTGGTTATTTCCCAGTTCAACCAACAGATTCAATGGTTGATTTAAGAGCAGAAATGATGCACGTATTAAGACAAGTAGGTTTAGAAGTAGTACTTGGACACCACGAAGTTGCACAAGCACAAGGTGAAATCGGTATTGTATTTGGTGACTTAATTGAAGCTGCTGATAATGTACAAAAATATAAATATGTAGTTAAAATGGTTGCACACTTAAATGGTAAATCTGCAACATTTATGCCAAAACCATTATTTGGTGATAACGGTAATGGTATGCACGTTCACCAATCAATCTGGAAAGATGGTAAAAACTTATTCTATAAAGAGGGTGAGTATGGAAACCTTTCTGAAATTGCAAGACACTATGTAGGTGGTATCTTCAAACACGCAAGAGCAGTTGCAGCGTTTACTAACCCATCAACTAACTCTTATAAAAGATTAATTCCAGGATTTGAAGCTCCTTCAATTTTAACTTATTCTTCTCAAAATAGATCTGCTTCTTGTAGAATTCCTTATGGAGCAGGAGAAAAAGCAACTAGAGTTGAGATGAGATTCCCAGATTCAACTGCTTGTCCATATTTAGCGTTTGCTGCAATGTTATGTGCAGGATTAGACGGTATCAAAAATAAATATGAACCAATTGGACCAATGGATGATGATTTATTCGAATTATCTTTAGATGAAATTAGACAAAGAAAAATCCCTCAAATGCCACACACATTAAGAGGTTCTTTAGAAGCATTAATTAGAGATAACGAGTTCTTACAACCAGTATTCTCTCAAGAGATGATTGATACATACCAACACTATAAATTTGAAACACAAGTTTGGCCTGATGAAGCTAGACCTACTGCATTCGAATTTAAATCAACTTACTCTTGTTAG
- a CDS encoding penicillin-binding protein 1A, producing MKYILGFFTIIALAVLGWLLYLYSTIRFELDKVVDYKPRLTTQFFDKNGKLIANTFSKENRLYVKYENIPPRVIEALVAIEDTQFFEHNGINPDAISRAIIKDIKAGSLVEGASTLTQQLIKTLILTREKKLTRKIKEALLSLRLETILTKEEILERYLNQVYFGHGYYGIKTAALGYFKKNLYELNLKEIAMLVGLPRAPSFYDPTRNLNFALARGNQVIKRMNTLGWINKTEYEDSMKYVPKVYDQTLTQNKAPYIIDYVTKILSEDIKDLKTGGYKINLTVDLDAQRIAKEGLDLAYKKILKRDEYFKNLNKKRGIEKEYDEDGNELDPDRFIKTLNGALISIESDSGKILSLVGGVDYKQSNFNRVIQSKRQPGSAIKPFIYLTALDLGYSPASQLTDISRTYEYDTKDSDEKKKWQPRNYSGKYKGLMPLREALVHSRNLATINLVTDIGIDVVYNNLQRFGFSDNMPYDLSITLGSFAISPIDLSEEYSIISNNGVKVKPYIIDSITNRNGSVINFEPQTKIITDENQAFLMKDILHDVVKRGTGRMAQVKNIDIAGKTGTTNKNVDAWFCGFSPSIQTIVWFGNDDNKPMRKTETGGRSAGPAFAYYYKNYLKLHPELKREFDIPSGVKSANINGKKEYYTNTSKLPIDALNVPKENQIEF from the coding sequence ATGAAATACATATTAGGATTTTTTACTATTATAGCATTAGCAGTTTTAGGTTGGTTACTCTACTTATACTCAACAATTAGATTTGAATTAGATAAGGTTGTTGATTATAAACCAAGACTAACTACACAATTTTTTGATAAAAATGGTAAATTAATTGCAAATACTTTCTCTAAAGAGAATAGATTATATGTAAAATATGAGAATATTCCACCAAGAGTAATAGAAGCATTAGTTGCAATTGAAGATACACAATTTTTTGAACATAATGGAATAAATCCTGATGCAATTAGTAGAGCTATTATAAAAGATATTAAAGCTGGTTCTTTAGTTGAAGGTGCAAGTACATTAACACAACAACTTATAAAAACTCTTATTCTAACAAGAGAAAAAAAATTAACAAGAAAAATAAAAGAAGCCCTACTTTCTTTAAGATTAGAAACAATCTTAACAAAAGAAGAGATACTTGAAAGATATTTGAATCAAGTATATTTTGGACATGGATATTATGGTATTAAAACTGCTGCACTAGGATATTTCAAAAAGAATTTATATGAATTGAATTTAAAAGAAATTGCAATGCTTGTTGGTTTACCAAGAGCTCCAAGTTTTTATGACCCTACTAGAAATTTAAACTTTGCACTTGCAAGAGGAAATCAAGTTATAAAAAGAATGAATACATTAGGTTGGATTAATAAAACAGAATATGAAGACTCAATGAAATATGTTCCAAAAGTTTATGACCAAACATTAACACAAAACAAAGCACCTTATATTATTGATTATGTAACTAAAATACTTAGTGAAGATATAAAAGATTTAAAAACAGGTGGTTATAAAATAAATCTTACTGTTGATTTAGATGCACAAAGAATTGCAAAAGAAGGTTTAGACTTAGCATATAAAAAGATATTAAAAAGAGATGAATACTTTAAAAATCTAAATAAAAAAAGAGGTATTGAAAAAGAGTATGATGAAGATGGAAATGAACTAGACCCAGATAGATTCATAAAAACTCTTAATGGTGCACTAATTTCTATTGAATCAGATAGTGGTAAGATTTTATCTTTAGTTGGAGGAGTTGATTATAAACAATCAAATTTTAATAGAGTTATTCAAAGTAAAAGACAACCAGGTTCAGCAATCAAACCTTTTATATATCTAACTGCATTAGACTTAGGTTACTCTCCTGCTTCACAACTTACAGATATTAGTAGAACATATGAATATGATACAAAAGATTCTGATGAAAAGAAAAAATGGCAACCTAGAAATTATAGTGGTAAATATAAAGGATTAATGCCTTTAAGAGAAGCACTTGTTCACTCAAGAAATCTTGCAACAATAAATCTTGTTACAGATATAGGGATTGATGTTGTTTATAATAATCTTCAAAGATTTGGTTTCAGTGATAATATGCCATATGACTTATCTATCACTTTAGGTTCTTTTGCAATTTCGCCAATTGATTTATCAGAAGAGTACTCTATTATTTCAAATAATGGAGTAAAAGTTAAACCTTATATTATTGATTCTATTACAAATAGAAATGGAAGTGTTATAAACTTTGAACCACAAACAAAAATTATAACTGATGAGAATCAAGCATTTTTAATGAAAGATATTTTACATGACGTTGTAAAAAGAGGTACAGGTAGAATGGCTCAAGTTAAAAATATAGACATTGCAGGTAAAACAGGAACAACTAATAAAAATGTTGATGCATGGTTTTGTGGTTTTTCTCCATCTATTCAAACAATTGTATGGTTTGGAAATGATGACAATAAACCTATGAGAAAAACAGAAACAGGTGGACGTTCTGCTGGTCCAGCATTTGCATACTATTATAAAAACTATTTAAAATTACACCCTGAATTAAAAAGAGAATTTGATATTCCTTCTGGTGTAAAAAGTGCAAATATAAATGGTAAAAAAGAGTACTATACAAATACTTCTAAGTTACCAATTGATGCATTAAATGTTCCAAAAGAGAATCAAATAGAGTTTTAA